AGATGGAAGCGCAGTTGTCTTAAACGATGATTATGTATTAGATATTGATCAGACAAATTTCACATATACTGTACAGGGAAACTTAGGAAAAGTCGTGATTCACTACAACGATCATAAAGTCTCAGTTATAGATGAAACTTCCCCACAAAATATTTGTCAAAATCAAGGGGAAACCAACACGCCTTTAAGACCATTAACCTGCTTACCTAATGATG
This portion of the Methanocalculus natronophilus genome encodes:
- a CDS encoding NusG domain II-containing protein, with product VLILQQRTQTLDGTAIVRYQGQEILHISLEDGSAVVLNDDYVLDIDQTNFTYTVQGNLGKVVIHYNDHKVSVIDETSPQNICQNQGETNTPLRPLTCLPNDVVITIDSQVFDPEDDDAIIQ